A portion of the Chondrinema litorale genome contains these proteins:
- a CDS encoding transposase → MRDQQLFQPQDYLTPKWYLFKSSKLGNVYDSIPWEQLSACLPKKNKGPGAPSWFSPQGMFGLMFLKAYLNLSDEKLIARFNTDWSLQLFCNKLLQDHQKIKDKAILSRIRTYMADHTDWQQLQEVLLQHWKTDMHNTHVLLMDATCYESYIRFPTDVKLLWESCQWVFEKQLYRYCKILGVKRPGSKYIDQKRMQMSYDRSRKKTYKAGRKRKKSLIYLLSKGLGQLQCLLNENPQIQLHLHERTYLKTIKKIIEQQQFLQQHPAKELKNRIVSLPKAYVRPIVRGKEAKRVEFGMKAHLLQVDGICFIDTMEFRAFNESTRLKLSSLKHRSIFGSLHQLGADRIYATNKNRKYLTEKKIFTCFPKKGPKVNNPAESQLRSLISSQRATVGYFGVTGSSSLLILLAK, encoded by the coding sequence ATGAGAGATCAACAGCTTTTCCAACCACAAGATTACTTAACTCCAAAATGGTATTTATTTAAGAGTAGTAAATTGGGTAATGTTTATGATAGCATCCCTTGGGAACAACTTTCTGCATGTCTGCCTAAGAAAAATAAAGGCCCTGGTGCTCCTAGCTGGTTTTCGCCTCAGGGCATGTTTGGCTTAATGTTTCTAAAAGCCTATTTAAACCTGAGTGATGAAAAGCTCATAGCACGCTTTAATACCGATTGGAGCCTTCAGCTATTTTGCAATAAATTGCTACAGGATCATCAAAAGATTAAGGATAAGGCCATTTTAAGTCGAATCAGGACGTATATGGCGGACCATACTGATTGGCAACAACTTCAAGAGGTACTACTCCAACACTGGAAAACAGACATGCATAATACGCATGTGCTCTTAATGGATGCTACTTGTTATGAGAGTTATATTCGTTTTCCTACCGATGTTAAGCTGCTCTGGGAGAGCTGCCAATGGGTGTTTGAAAAGCAGCTTTACAGATACTGTAAAATATTAGGAGTAAAACGACCTGGCTCCAAATATATAGATCAAAAGCGCATGCAGATGTCTTATGATCGTAGTCGTAAAAAGACATATAAAGCTGGTCGCAAGCGTAAAAAGTCATTGATATATCTACTATCCAAAGGATTGGGGCAACTGCAATGCCTACTTAACGAAAATCCACAAATACAGCTTCACTTACATGAGAGAACATATCTAAAAACTATAAAGAAGATAATCGAGCAACAGCAATTCTTGCAGCAGCATCCAGCTAAAGAATTGAAAAACAGGATTGTATCACTTCCCAAGGCTTATGTTAGGCCGATAGTGCGAGGTAAAGAAGCTAAAAGGGTTGAGTTCGGAATGAAGGCACACCTGCTTCAGGTGGATGGTATCTGCTTTATCGATACCATGGAGTTCCGCGCTTTTAATGAAAGTACCAGACTGAAATTAAGTAGTTTAAAACATAGATCGATATTTGGCTCACTTCATCAACTAGGAGCAGATCGCATTTACGCCACCAACAAAAACAGGAAGTATTTAACAGAAAAGAAGATATTTACCTGCTTTCCAAAGAAAGGTCCTAAAGTAAACAACCCTGCTGAAAGCCAACTCAGAAGTCTCATCTCTAGCCAAAGAGCCACGGTTGGCTATTTCGGAGTGACCGGTTCATCATCACTTTTGATACTGCTGGCGAAATGA
- a CDS encoding polysaccharide biosynthesis protein encodes MSTTNSNGTVLKAMSQKSPAAINFYLRLKKMLVNAYGTRIIILGVDVVVSVMAFVLANLLRFNFVITDIPLDKALPTISALILIRTITFKYFKTYSSVIRFTSEHDLLTLLKSVTLGSFVFFLFTFQFNFFDEIFFFRKSIVMIDYLICLFLLINYRVALRVIHIQMNRERQVHENVVVFGAGSCGDMTRKTIDHDKDTHLKVLAFFDDDLSLHRKTMGGIRIYHTDHYFEEVVSKFKIKKAIIAIHKISIKRKEELVELCLKHNITPLIVPPVENWLNSKLKVSSFRKINIEELLHRAPIALDYKNIASQVENKTILVTGAAGSIGSEIARQLMNFHPDKLILLDQAETPLVNLQLEMQEKFDYSVTIPIVADVRDQKKMRDVFSKFKPDIVYHAAAYKHVPMMEVNPEEAVKVNVFGVQIVANLAVRYGASRFVMVSTDKAVNPTNIMGTTKRMAEMYCQSLNDYSRNLKTRFITTRFGNVLGSNGSVVPRFKNQIEAGGPITVTDPNITRYFMTIPEACQLVLEAGAMGKGGEIFLFDMGEPVKIVDLARKMIRLYGLEENKHISIEFTGLRPGEKLYEELLNQAENTIKTHHDKITIAKVRKELFEKVYKDLKKIQKALLENDDMLLVAYMKQIVPEFKSNCSKYSELDNTENLLKVVRKGKKELRIGHRAYLN; translated from the coding sequence ATGTCAACAACTAATTCAAATGGCACTGTTTTAAAGGCAATGTCTCAAAAATCACCAGCAGCTATTAATTTTTATTTACGACTAAAAAAAATGTTAGTAAATGCATATGGGACCCGTATCATAATTTTAGGTGTAGATGTTGTAGTCTCTGTTATGGCATTTGTATTGGCAAATCTTTTAAGATTTAATTTTGTAATAACTGATATACCTTTAGATAAGGCTTTACCAACTATTTCTGCCTTAATTTTAATTAGGACTATTACTTTTAAGTATTTTAAGACTTATTCCAGTGTTATAAGATTTACAAGTGAACATGATTTATTGACTCTTTTAAAGTCTGTTACTTTAGGTTCATTCGTGTTTTTTTTATTTACTTTTCAATTTAATTTTTTTGATGAAATATTCTTTTTTCGAAAATCAATTGTAATGATTGATTATTTAATATGTTTATTTCTTCTGATTAATTATCGTGTAGCCTTAAGAGTTATTCATATACAGATGAATAGAGAAAGACAAGTGCATGAAAATGTTGTAGTATTTGGTGCGGGTTCTTGCGGAGATATGACAAGAAAAACAATCGATCATGATAAAGATACTCATCTAAAAGTACTAGCATTTTTTGATGATGACTTATCTTTACATAGAAAAACAATGGGAGGAATTAGAATCTATCATACTGATCATTATTTTGAGGAAGTAGTTAGTAAATTTAAAATTAAAAAGGCTATTATAGCTATACATAAAATATCTATAAAGAGAAAGGAAGAGCTTGTTGAGTTATGTTTAAAACATAATATTACACCACTGATAGTTCCTCCTGTTGAAAACTGGCTAAATAGTAAATTGAAAGTAAGTTCATTCCGTAAGATTAATATTGAGGAATTATTACATAGAGCCCCTATAGCTCTTGATTATAAAAATATAGCATCTCAAGTTGAAAATAAAACAATTCTTGTTACAGGTGCAGCAGGTTCTATTGGAAGTGAAATAGCTCGTCAGTTAATGAATTTTCACCCGGATAAATTAATATTACTTGATCAAGCAGAGACTCCATTGGTAAACTTGCAGCTAGAAATGCAAGAAAAATTTGATTATTCTGTAACTATTCCAATAGTAGCAGATGTTCGTGATCAGAAAAAAATGAGAGATGTTTTTTCGAAATTTAAACCTGATATAGTTTATCATGCTGCTGCATATAAGCATGTGCCTATGATGGAAGTAAATCCTGAAGAAGCTGTTAAAGTTAATGTTTTTGGTGTACAAATCGTTGCAAATTTAGCTGTTCGATATGGAGCTAGTCGTTTTGTAATGGTTTCTACTGACAAGGCTGTAAATCCTACTAATATAATGGGGACAACTAAAAGAATGGCGGAAATGTATTGTCAATCTTTAAATGATTATAGTAGAAATCTCAAAACTAGATTTATAACAACGCGCTTTGGGAATGTTTTAGGATCAAATGGTTCTGTTGTACCAAGATTTAAAAATCAAATTGAAGCTGGAGGACCAATAACAGTTACAGATCCTAATATAACAAGGTATTTTATGACAATCCCTGAGGCTTGTCAGCTGGTGTTAGAAGCTGGAGCAATGGGTAAAGGTGGGGAAATCTTTTTATTCGATATGGGAGAGCCTGTAAAGATTGTTGATTTAGCAAGGAAAATGATTCGTTTGTATGGTTTAGAAGAAAACAAACACATTTCTATTGAGTTTACAGGACTGCGGCCAGGAGAGAAGCTGTATGAAGAGTTATTAAATCAAGCTGAAAATACGATTAAAACCCATCATGATAAGATAACTATTGCAAAAGTTAGAAAAGAGCTTTTTGAAAAAGTTTATAAGGATTTGAAAAAAATTCAAAAAGCATTATTGGAGAATGATGACATGTTGCTTGTTGCTTATATGAAGCAAATAGTACCGGAGTTTAAAAGTAATTGTTCAAAGTATTCTGAGTTGGATAATACTGAAAATCTTTTAAAAGTTGTAAGGAAAGGAAAAAAAGAACTAAGAATAGGTCATAGAGCTTATTTGAATTAA
- a CDS encoding MraY family glycosyltransferase translates to MIFFFLFASLFLIQKIYFVTADKYNIVDKPNERSSHDYLTIRGGGIIFPIAIYIGAIVFQVTIPFFLFGLFLISVISFWDDISSLPSRYRILVHFISIALLMFSVGVFELSYWVILPIFIVATGIINAFNFMDGINGITGGYSLITLLTLLYIDQEIINFINERLILVIIFSVIIFLFFNFRKRARCFAGDIGSVSIAFIIIYLLLTLILKSNNLIYILLLSVYGIDSIFTIVERLLNKENIFKPHRKHLYQLLANEMQISHLKVSSIYIIFQALINAVLVIFLHVKEYNFWLLTFLNLALQSILYLFVKNKIKYIIKNRHVI, encoded by the coding sequence ATGATCTTCTTCTTTTTATTTGCCAGCTTATTTTTAATACAAAAAATTTATTTTGTAACTGCAGATAAATATAACATTGTTGATAAACCTAATGAACGTAGCTCTCATGATTATTTAACAATTCGTGGAGGTGGAATAATTTTTCCAATAGCGATATATATTGGAGCAATAGTATTTCAAGTTACTATACCTTTTTTTCTATTTGGTTTATTCTTAATTTCTGTGATAAGCTTTTGGGATGATATATCAAGTTTACCAAGTCGATATCGAATATTAGTACATTTTATATCAATTGCATTGTTGATGTTTTCAGTTGGTGTATTTGAATTATCATATTGGGTAATTTTACCTATATTTATAGTTGCTACAGGAATTATTAATGCCTTTAATTTTATGGATGGAATTAATGGTATAACAGGAGGATATAGCTTAATCACATTATTGACTCTATTGTATATAGATCAAGAGATTATAAATTTTATAAATGAAAGACTAATATTAGTAATAATCTTTTCTGTAATTATTTTTTTATTTTTCAACTTCAGAAAAAGAGCGAGATGTTTTGCGGGGGATATAGGAAGTGTATCAATAGCTTTTATTATTATTTATTTATTACTAACATTAATACTTAAGTCAAATAATTTAATTTATATCCTTTTGCTTAGTGTATATGGAATAGATTCAATATTTACAATAGTTGAAAGATTGTTGAATAAAGAAAATATTTTCAAACCCCATAGAAAGCATCTCTATCAATTATTGGCTAATGAGATGCAAATATCACATCTCAAAGTATCAAGCATATATATTATTTTTCAAGCTTTAATTAATGCTGTTTTAGTAATATTCTTACATGTTAAAGAATATAATTTTTGGCTATTAACTTTTCTAAATTTAGCTTTGCAAAGTATTTTATACCTTTTTGTCAAAAATAAGATAAAGTACATTATAAAAAATAGACACGTTATTTGA
- a CDS encoding NAD-dependent epimerase/dehydratase family protein: MVRILITGFTGFIGHNLLPHLLSKNIKVDGVSRKKVLQNISVYKYDELTVELLNKYDVIIHLAGKAHDLKNSTNESEYFKINSGLTKKMYDLFLKSDAKKFIFLSTVKAAKDRVDGFLVEDVTPDPKTAYGKSKLAAENYILSQNLEGNKSFYILRPCMIHGPGNKGNLNLLYSFVKKGMPYPLAAFENHRSFLSVDNLLWAIDKIISTKVKSGVYNLADNSSISSNYLYKLIAETLGLEPRIIQVPKSIIRLLGYTGDILPFLPINSHKLQKLTENYCVSNAKFISEVQSEFPVTLEQGLIKTINSFEQ; encoded by the coding sequence ATGGTAAGAATATTAATTACAGGTTTTACAGGTTTTATAGGCCATAATCTATTACCACATCTATTGAGTAAAAATATTAAAGTAGATGGAGTTTCCAGAAAAAAAGTTCTTCAAAATATTTCTGTTTATAAATATGATGAACTTACAGTAGAACTACTTAATAAGTATGATGTAATAATTCATTTAGCTGGTAAAGCCCATGATTTAAAGAATAGTACTAATGAGTCAGAATATTTCAAAATAAATTCAGGTTTAACCAAGAAAATGTATGACTTATTTTTAAAAAGTGATGCAAAAAAATTTATTTTTCTAAGTACTGTTAAAGCTGCTAAAGATCGAGTTGACGGTTTTTTGGTAGAAGATGTAACTCCTGACCCTAAAACAGCATACGGAAAATCTAAGCTTGCCGCAGAAAATTATATTTTATCACAAAATTTAGAAGGTAATAAATCTTTTTATATTTTAAGGCCTTGTATGATTCATGGTCCGGGAAATAAAGGAAATTTGAATTTGCTTTATAGTTTTGTTAAGAAAGGAATGCCATATCCATTAGCCGCATTTGAAAATCACCGATCTTTTTTAAGTGTTGACAATTTACTTTGGGCAATAGACAAAATAATTTCTACTAAAGTAAAATCTGGAGTTTATAATTTAGCAGATAATAGTAGTATTTCAAGTAATTATCTATATAAATTAATTGCAGAAACTTTAGGCTTAGAGCCAAGAATTATACAAGTACCGAAAAGTATTATACGGTTATTAGGATACACTGGTGATATTCTGCCTTTCTTACCTATTAATTCTCATAAATTACAAAAACTTACTGAAAATTATTGTGTAAGTAATGCAAAGTTCATTTCTGAAGTTCAATCTGAATTTCCAGTTACATTAGAACAAGGGTTGATTAAAACTATAAATTCATTTGAACAATGA
- a CDS encoding glycosyltransferase family 2 protein, translating to MNNFKVSIITISYNNVSTILDTIKSVGSQTYSNIEYIVVDGASNDGTLNIIKKNQDIISKYISETDEGIYDAMNKGIQLATGEIVGILNADDFFYNKNTLASVVEAFNKYNVEAIFGDIVFVSDSNHDKVIRYYSAKKWHPDKFVWGYMPPHPSFFAKSDLYKKFGLFKTDYHIAADYELLIRFLKVNEVKYKYLPIVTTKMRMGGASTKNLYSNYLLNKEIIRACKENGLYTNVFMVYSKYIKKIFEFIVKR from the coding sequence ATGAATAATTTCAAAGTATCCATTATTACGATTTCATATAACAATGTAAGTACTATTCTAGATACAATTAAATCTGTAGGATCTCAAACTTATTCTAACATAGAGTATATTGTAGTGGATGGAGCTTCTAATGATGGTACGCTTAATATTATAAAAAAAAATCAAGATATTATTAGTAAATATATATCGGAAACTGATGAGGGTATTTACGATGCTATGAATAAAGGCATTCAGTTAGCTACTGGTGAAATAGTAGGTATTTTAAATGCCGATGATTTTTTTTATAATAAGAATACATTAGCATCAGTTGTTGAAGCTTTTAATAAGTATAACGTTGAAGCAATATTTGGAGATATTGTATTTGTATCTGATAGTAATCACGACAAAGTAATTCGATATTATTCTGCTAAAAAATGGCATCCAGATAAATTTGTTTGGGGTTATATGCCTCCACATCCTTCATTTTTTGCCAAAAGTGATTTATATAAAAAATTTGGTTTATTTAAGACAGATTATCATATAGCAGCAGACTATGAGCTCTTAATTCGATTTCTGAAGGTCAATGAGGTTAAATATAAATATTTGCCAATAGTTACTACCAAAATGAGAATGGGAGGAGCAAGTACTAAAAATTTGTATAGTAACTATTTACTCAATAAAGAAATAATAAGGGCTTGTAAAGAAAATGGACTATATACAAATGTATTTATGGTTTATTCAAAATACATAAAAAAAATATTTGAATTTATTGTAAAAAGATAG
- a CDS encoding WcaF family extracellular polysaccharide biosynthesis acetyltransferase, which yields MKTNLSQFNNSWYSPKASTFKQIIWYFINIIFFQNPLNPISKLKVILLRIFGAKIGKNVVIKPSVNIKYPWLLTIGENVWIGENVWIDNLTYVDIRDNVCISQGVMLLTGSHNYKKSTFDLIVGEIVLEDGCWLGAQSIVCPGITCYSHSVLAVNSVATSNLEAYCIYQGNPAIKKRTREMSA from the coding sequence ATGAAAACTAATCTATCCCAATTTAATAACTCTTGGTATTCTCCAAAAGCATCCACTTTTAAGCAAATCATTTGGTATTTCATAAATATTATATTCTTTCAAAATCCTTTAAATCCAATAAGTAAACTAAAAGTAATCCTATTAAGAATATTTGGAGCTAAGATTGGCAAAAATGTAGTTATTAAACCTTCGGTGAATATTAAATACCCTTGGTTACTTACGATAGGAGAAAATGTATGGATAGGAGAAAATGTATGGATTGATAATCTTACTTATGTAGATATAAGAGATAATGTATGTATTTCACAAGGTGTTATGTTGTTAACAGGAAGTCATAATTATAAGAAATCTACTTTTGACCTAATTGTAGGTGAAATCGTATTAGAAGATGGTTGTTGGCTTGGTGCACAAAGTATAGTATGCCCTGGTATAACATGCTATTCTCATAGTGTATTAGCTGTAAATTCTGTGGCGACTTCTAATTTAGAAGCTTATTGTATATATCAAGGTAATCCAGCTATTAAGAAAAGAACAAGAGAAATGTCTGCATGA
- a CDS encoding VanZ family protein yields MRFHKCIYLLLLLFYFLSLVWFLVFYTYKDFSRLTNLSNSQIKLIPFEQTYHYINGIFKKKYDNHYKEQFITQVFGNVVLFIPWGLLLPLTIKKLSAKFWVIFSGFFLSFLFEFIQFTFKLGIFDIDDIILNTLGVWIGWLLLDILKNFNIINEN; encoded by the coding sequence GTGAGGTTTCATAAGTGTATTTATTTACTGCTTTTATTATTCTATTTCCTTTCTTTAGTTTGGTTTTTAGTTTTTTATACCTACAAAGATTTTTCTAGATTAACTAATTTATCCAATTCCCAAATTAAACTTATACCATTTGAGCAGACTTATCATTACATAAATGGAATTTTTAAAAAAAAATATGATAATCATTATAAAGAGCAATTTATTACTCAAGTCTTTGGTAATGTAGTACTTTTTATTCCTTGGGGACTATTATTGCCATTAACTATAAAGAAATTATCAGCCAAATTTTGGGTTATATTTTCTGGTTTTTTTTTGAGTTTTTTATTTGAGTTTATTCAATTTACATTTAAGCTAGGTATTTTTGATATTGATGATATCATACTAAATACTTTAGGTGTTTGGATAGGATGGTTATTATTAGATATTTTAAAAAATTTTAATATAATTAATGAAAACTAA
- a CDS encoding glycosyltransferase family 2 protein, which translates to MEKNDLTIILLTYNEEANLPACLESLKGLNYPIFAVDSFSTDKTLSILESQQIKYVQHSFDNYSLQRNWAQENNPFETKWVFHLDAGERLTPELVNWLNSKFDPNTDIEGYMFSRRTIFLGKWIKYGGHYPNFHLRLYQANKGKCEEKVYDQHFVVNGKKEIIKTGIDIIDTVTDTLLNFTTGHARWAVFEALEIVSSQKDTGDVKAKLFGNPIERRRWLKQNLFERSPLFVRSFLYFFYRFIIKMGFLDGTIGLVFHLLQGFWFRFLIDAIILEIKTKVSSGNNILLKDLIKEEYGDKYYKLLESKNIK; encoded by the coding sequence GTGGAAAAAAATGACTTAACTATTATTTTATTAACTTATAATGAAGAAGCTAATCTACCTGCTTGTTTAGAAAGTCTTAAAGGACTGAATTATCCAATTTTTGCAGTAGACTCTTTTTCTACCGATAAAACATTATCAATATTAGAAAGTCAACAGATAAAATACGTTCAGCATTCTTTTGATAATTATTCTTTACAAAGAAATTGGGCACAAGAAAATAATCCATTCGAGACAAAGTGGGTATTTCACTTAGATGCTGGGGAACGTTTAACTCCAGAGTTGGTTAATTGGCTTAATTCAAAGTTTGATCCTAATACTGATATAGAAGGATATATGTTTAGTAGAAGGACTATTTTTTTAGGGAAATGGATTAAATATGGAGGGCATTATCCTAATTTTCATTTGCGATTATATCAGGCAAATAAAGGTAAATGCGAAGAAAAAGTATATGACCAACATTTTGTTGTTAACGGGAAAAAGGAAATAATTAAAACTGGAATAGATATAATAGATACTGTTACTGATACATTATTGAATTTCACAACTGGTCATGCTCGTTGGGCAGTTTTTGAAGCACTTGAAATAGTATCTTCGCAAAAAGATACAGGTGATGTGAAAGCAAAATTATTTGGCAATCCAATTGAAAGGAGGAGATGGTTAAAACAAAATTTATTTGAACGTAGTCCTTTATTTGTTCGTAGCTTTTTATATTTCTTTTATAGATTTATTATTAAAATGGGCTTTTTAGATGGTACTATTGGATTAGTTTTTCATTTACTACAGGGATTTTGGTTTCGTTTTTTGATAGATGCAATAATTTTAGAAATTAAGACAAAAGTAAGTTCTGGAAATAATATACTATTAAAGGACTTAATTAAAGAAGAATATGGAGATAAATATTATAAATTACTAGAATCTAAAAATATTAAGTAA
- a CDS encoding glycosyltransferase encodes MNVSFLTGSISRLSGGLYTSVRRLTQELKGIDIEVLTFEDQYFEQDKKLWNPIRLKTFSYSGPYNLRYSPSLKKYLEVSNPHITHIQALWMYQSLANLQWSKKYSKPYIITPRGMLDKWAVNNANWKKKIISTWFENEHLKKASCIHALCESEAKSVKEYGIKNAPICIIPNGIDLPEVKNYESPLINKPNVLLYIGRIHPKKNLLNLVEAWAKVSKSIGSNIFQDWQLALAGWDQGGYEEQLKRRVNELNINDSVLFLGPKYDLEKQNWLANSQGFILPSYSEGLPMAILEAWAFKLPVLMSKECNLPEGFMKNAALNTGTTITSIENTIKNFLEMKEGERKVMGLAGYELVEQKFTWDRIASQMNEIYNWVLGDLSKPSTVI; translated from the coding sequence ATGAATGTATCTTTTTTAACAGGCTCAATATCAAGACTTTCGGGTGGTTTATATACTAGTGTAAGAAGGTTAACACAAGAACTCAAAGGAATTGATATTGAAGTTTTGACTTTTGAGGATCAATATTTTGAGCAGGATAAAAAACTATGGAACCCAATAAGATTGAAAACTTTTTCTTACTCTGGGCCATATAATTTAAGATACTCTCCTAGTTTAAAAAAATATCTTGAGGTTAGTAATCCACATATTACTCATATACAGGCTCTATGGATGTATCAGTCTTTGGCAAACCTTCAATGGTCAAAGAAATATAGCAAACCTTATATTATAACTCCAAGAGGAATGTTAGACAAATGGGCGGTAAATAATGCTAATTGGAAGAAAAAAATAATTAGTACTTGGTTTGAAAATGAACATTTAAAAAAAGCTTCTTGCATTCATGCATTATGTGAGTCGGAAGCAAAATCTGTTAAAGAATATGGGATTAAGAATGCACCTATTTGTATTATTCCAAATGGAATCGATTTACCTGAAGTTAAAAATTATGAATCGCCTTTAATAAATAAACCAAATGTATTGTTATATATCGGTAGAATTCATCCGAAAAAAAATCTACTTAACTTAGTTGAAGCATGGGCTAAAGTTTCAAAATCTATAGGAAGTAATATTTTTCAAGACTGGCAGTTAGCTTTAGCAGGATGGGATCAAGGAGGTTATGAAGAACAACTAAAAAGGAGAGTAAATGAATTGAATATAAATGATAGTGTTTTATTTCTTGGTCCGAAATATGATTTAGAAAAGCAAAATTGGCTTGCAAACTCACAAGGTTTCATTTTACCCTCTTATAGTGAAGGATTGCCAATGGCTATTTTAGAGGCATGGGCTTTTAAACTACCAGTTTTAATGTCAAAAGAATGCAATTTACCTGAAGGCTTTATGAAAAATGCCGCACTGAATACTGGTACAACTATAACTAGTATTGAAAACACAATTAAAAATTTTCTAGAAATGAAAGAAGGGGAAAGAAAAGTTATGGGTTTAGCTGGTTATGAATTAGTTGAGCAGAAATTTACTTGGGATAGAATTGCATCGCAAATGAATGAAATATATAATTGGGTTTTAGGTGATCTATCAAAACCTAGTACTGTAATTTAA
- a CDS encoding sulfotransferase domain-containing protein, whose protein sequence is MSKVRWFLEGTSHYATMYIGKKWGNNFPMYFVCSFPRSGSTWLSELLADYFNLPRPSHYIFPIGFSSVIHTHVSPNFGLKDCFYIYRDGRDCYLSFYQYLLKNLIEKGEEFNEFGFWKKRFKKGDYKEHFDENFSIYLETQFKKKWHWGKHTLGWIEKSKNYKNVELIKFEDLKNNPLGIMTEVLEKRFGYISISSLEEAVKRQSIQTQKNRPKDQHRTFIRKGETGDWKNYFHRESADIFNYYAGKSLIKLGYEENSEWLNIFN, encoded by the coding sequence ATGTCAAAAGTAAGATGGTTTTTAGAAGGAACATCTCATTACGCAACAATGTATATAGGGAAAAAATGGGGTAATAATTTTCCAATGTATTTTGTCTGTTCTTTTCCAAGATCTGGATCAACATGGTTAAGCGAATTGCTAGCAGATTATTTTAACTTGCCGAGACCAAGCCATTATATATTTCCTATAGGTTTTTCTTCAGTAATTCACACACATGTTTCTCCAAATTTTGGTTTGAAAGATTGCTTTTATATATACCGAGATGGCAGAGATTGTTACTTATCATTTTATCAGTATTTATTGAAAAATCTCATTGAAAAAGGTGAAGAGTTTAATGAATTTGGTTTTTGGAAAAAAAGGTTTAAGAAAGGAGATTATAAAGAACATTTTGATGAAAACTTTTCGATATATCTTGAAACGCAATTTAAAAAAAAATGGCATTGGGGGAAGCACACTTTAGGATGGATTGAAAAGTCAAAGAACTATAAAAATGTAGAACTAATAAAATTTGAAGATTTAAAAAATAATCCTTTAGGAATCATGACAGAAGTTTTAGAAAAAAGATTTGGATACATATCTATATCTTCTTTAGAAGAAGCTGTAAAAAGACAATCCATCCAAACCCAAAAAAATAGACCTAAAGATCAGCATAGAACCTTTATTAGAAAAGGTGAAACAGGAGATTGGAAAAACTATTTTCATAGAGAGTCAGCAGATATATTTAACTATTATGCTGGTAAGTCTTTAATAAAACTAGGATATGAAGAGAATAGTGAGTGGTTAAATATTTTTAATTAA